The Saprospiraceae bacterium genome includes a window with the following:
- a CDS encoding thioredoxin family protein, whose product MALTESNMLPLGVTAPVFKLPDTVSGHELSLDDVKGEEGTVIMFLCNHCPYVIHVNAEIVRIANDYKDKGIKFVGISSNDAVKYPDDAPDKMRIVAMVLQYPFPYLYDESQEVAKAYDAACTPDFYVFDKSLKLYYRGRIDQSRPGNNLPLSGSDLRNALDSMLNNDAFPEKQYPSAGCNIKWK is encoded by the coding sequence ATGGCTTTAACTGAATCAAATATGCTACCATTGGGAGTGACTGCGCCGGTCTTTAAATTGCCGGATACGGTCTCCGGACATGAATTGTCATTGGATGATGTGAAAGGAGAAGAAGGAACCGTAATTATGTTTTTGTGCAACCATTGTCCTTATGTAATTCATGTCAATGCTGAAATTGTACGTATTGCGAATGATTATAAAGACAAAGGCATAAAATTTGTCGGAATCAGTAGCAATGATGCTGTAAAATATCCGGATGATGCTCCTGACAAAATGAGAATAGTAGCAATGGTGCTTCAATACCCATTCCCATATCTTTATGATGAATCACAGGAAGTCGCCAAAGCATACGATGCAGCCTGTACACCAGATTTTTATGTTTTTGACAAATCATTAAAGTTGTATTACCGGGGCAGAATTGATCAATCCAGACCGGGAAATAACTTGCCCCTTTCAGGTAGTGACCTTAGAAATGCTTTGGATTCAATGCTTAATAATGATGCTTTTCCGGAAAAACAATATCCGAGTGCCGGATGTAATATTAAATGGAAGTAG